CAATGGCGAACTTGTGACATATGTCTCAAATACAGTCGCCATCTGACCGTGCATATATACCTTGTATCGACTACTCGGTGTGTAACTTAAGGTTAATGCCACGCGCCCTATCAATTAGGGGAATTGATCCAGGCTTTACTTAAGAGGGGCAGCCGGGCAAGTAACTGCCCGGCGCAAAAGTGTTGTCGTTTCAGACCAAGAGAATCCAAACCGCCACAATGGCGTACCAGAACATGGCAGCCCGGACCAACAGTTGCCACAGGGTATCCAGCGTCGCGACGCCTTCTTCACCAAGTGCTGGCGATGGGATCTCCCCGGCAGCACGGGCTGTCATCACGGCTAGTTGTGCAGCGCTGATATCCCAGCTCAGCAGCTCGTGCAGCAAACTGCGGCTCACCGCCGAGAAGTTGCCCACCAGCGAAAAACTCAGCGCCAACATACGCACCGGCAACCAATCAAAACCATGACGCACCTGACCAGCAATTTCTTTTAATGCTGGCTGAGTGGCGTGCTCGCTGAGCAAGGCCACCAGTCGATAACCCAGAGCAGCCATAGGCCCCAACAGGGCATACCAGAAGATCACAGCAAAAAAGCTCTGAAACGCCTCCCAAACCATGTACTTCTGCACACGCTCCAGCAGTGTGGCAGGCTCTTCTGCCTCGATTCCCAGGTCACGTTGCGCAACCAAATAAGCAGCCTCGGCATCCCCCCGGCGCCAGCTATCACGGAACGGCCCCAACGCCGCCTGCAGGTCACCACGACCCAAGCTGTAGACCACCACTAACAGGTGCACCGGCAACGCCAACCAGCCATACATGACCGACTCAAGGGCCAACAAAATCAGGCCCAGCGCCAGCACCGGCAGCAGCACGATCAGCAGCAGGCTTACCCACGGGCGGGCGCTGTCCTCACCTTGCCCCTGTACAGCCGCGAGCAAGCGCAAGAACGGACCATCGTTTTGGATGGGCGAGCGCCAAGAGGAGAACTTCTCAACCCACAGCACCAATAACAGCACCAGAAAGTTCATGACACATCCTCGTTTTGTTGCAGCGCACGGCGATAGCGCTGCCAATCGAAAGCGGGCCCCGGATCAGTCTTGCGACCGGGTGCAATGTCGCTGTGGCCGCAAATGCGCTCCAGCGTGATGGCCGGATATGCTGCCTGAATTTGTCGGGTCAGGCGCAGCAAAGATGCATACTGGCGATCAGTGAACGGCAGATCATCCGTCCCCTCAAGCTCGATCCCCACAGAAAAATCGTTGCAGTTCTCCCGCCCGTCAAAGCTGGAGACACCCGCGTGCCAGCCCCGCTCATTGCACGATACAAACTGCGTAACTGCGCCGTCGCGCTCTATCAGAAAGTGTGCTGCCACCTGCATGCTTGCGATACCGGCGAAGTACGGATGAGCATCCGCATCCAGCCGGTTCTGAAAGAACTGATGCACATAACCACCACCAAACTCACCAGGCGGCAGGCTGATGTTATGAATCACCAACAACGACACCTCACCCAGCGGGCGCTGATTGAAGTTCGGTGACGGGCAGTGCTGAATGCCGGCGCACCAGCCACTGATCGGGTCCAGCTTCATAAGGGCTCCTCTGAAGAGCCGCCACTCTAGTGCAGCATGGGGTTGGGGCCAAGCCCCGAAAGACCTAAACCACCGGTCTTGCCGCTACATTAAGCACTTCGCGACTGAAGTCGCTCCCACATTGGCGGCTTTGGGAGCGGTTTCAGCCGCGAATGGCATGACAGGCGTCAGGCGCCTTTGAGCTTACGCTGGGAGGGTCGGTTGTCTTGGCTTTCATCAAGGCGGAGGCTGGTCTAGCATTCTTTCGGGCCAACCCCATAGCCTGGATTAGCCACAGGCGTAATCCGGGGGACGCCGTCGCAGCCAACACCGTAACGGCGGAAACGTTACGCGGTTCCGCCCTACGACCGGACTGCGTGGGAGCGGTTTCAGCCGCGAATAGCACGACTGGCGCCAGGCGCCTTTGAGCTTACGCAGCGAGGGTAGGTTGTCTTGGTTTTCATCAAGGCGGAGGCTGGTCTAGCATTCTTTCGGGCCAACACCGTAGCCTGGATTAGCCACAGGCGTAATCCGGGGACGCCGTCGCAGCCAACACCGTAACGGCGGAAACGTTACGCGGTTCCGCCCTACGACCGGACTGCGTGGGAGCGGCTTCAGCCGCGAATAGCATGACTGGCGCCAGGCGCCTTTGAGCTTACGCAGCGAGGGTCGGTTGTCTTGACTTTCATCAAGGCGGAGGCTGGTCTAGCATTCTTTCGGGCCAACACCGTAGCCTGGATTAGCCACAGGCGTAATCCGGGGACGCCGTCGCAGCCAACACCGTAACGGCGGAAACGTTACGCGGTTCCGCCCTACGACCGGACTGCGTGGGAGCGGCTTCAGCCGCGAATAGCATGACAGGCGTCAGGCGCCTTTGAGCTTACGCAGATTACCAATCACCGACTCCAATGCCCGATCAAACAACAGGGCATCGTCGAGTAAGCGAATAGACTGACGGCGAAACTCAACGGCAAGGCCCATACGGGTTTTCTCAAGCACTTTCATGCCGTTGCGGTTGACGAAAATGTACTTGCCTGTGGGTTTGATAAAAGCCGCCAACTTGCAACGCAGCTTACGGCCTTCGTCCTGCTGAAACTCCACCCAACTCCCTACGCGCAGCGCATCCACCTGCTGTACAGCCGTGTCGTTTTCATCCAACTCCACATCCTGCACCGGCTCGCGCTGCTCTCCAGGCGCCAGCAGCACGATCTCCTCCACCACCTCAACCATCACTGGCGCATCCACTTGCGGTTCAGGGCTGATGACTGTGGCATCCAGCAGAGGCAGCTCAAGCCCTTCGGCGTCACGTACTACCTCAGGTGCGGCCACAGGCTCGGCAGGTTGAACGGGATTGAAGCGCTGCAACGCTTGCAGATGCAGCGGCTCCAGCTGAACAAAGAAGGTTTCGCTGGCAAACGGATCGTAAGCGCAGTCCTCAAGCCCTTGACGCAGTGTTTTTAGCAACACGGGCAACAGCTTGAGCAACCGTTCGCGATCTTCAGGTTGATCGTGGGGCTCTACACTCCAGATCAAGTCGTCCATGCTGTTCAGCACGGCCTGCCATTCGGCCGACGCCTCGCCATGTTTGAGGCAAGTCAGCATCAACACGTTGCTCCAAGCATCTTGCAATAAGCGCACGACCACTTCCGGCAGCGTGCGCCCGAGCAAGCGATCATTCAGCGCCTGCTCGACGGCCTGACGCGCCAGTGCAGCTTTAGCACTGCCCTCTTCGGCATCGCGTGTGCGCTGTTCCAGCAGCTCGCTACGGCGGCGTTCGTCCCCCATAAAGGCGGTGAAGTCCGCGAGCAGATCGGCAAAAATTTGCGGATCATCAGTGAAGTCATTGAGCAGACGTTGCACCACCTGCTCGATCTTCTGAAACAGAGTATCCCGCTGCGCCTCAGCCTGATCCGACCAACCTAAAGCAGCGGCGGCAATCTCGTTGAGCAATCGGCGCGCCGGATGGCTGCCTCGGCTGAAGAAGCTCTTGTCGATTACTGCAACCTTGAGCATGGGGATCTGCAAGCGCCCAATCAGTGCTTTGAGCGAGTCCGGCAGGGTGCGGTCATCCAAAATGAACTCGAACAACATCGACACCAGATTGATGACATCCTCATCCATCTCGCCGACCACCCGGGTCTTACCGGATTTGGCACTGGCACGGCTCAACAGATTTTCCAGCTGCTCGCGCAGGTCGAAATCGCTATCGACTTGAACCGGTGTGCGCTGCTGCATATGGGAAAGCAGGCGCATCAGGTCATTGCTGGTGATCGGCAGCGCGTCAACAGGCCGTGGCCGCTGTGTCGCAACCAGGCCACGAGTTTGCGAAAGCAGGCCCTGCAGCAGGCCAAACATCTCCTGCACGCCCTCCTCACTGGCCGCCGCACCATCACCGGTGGCGGAAAAGGATGTGGTGCCAGTACTGGCGGGTGCCGACTGCGGGCGGCGCGGCGGTGTCGATTTGATTTCCGGCAGCACACCCGCCTCAATCAACAGCGCGTTGGATTCGGCGTAGAGCTGGCCAAGGTCGCTGAGCACGTACTTATCGAACAGCTTAAGCACGATCAGCTTGACCCGAATCTCCACACCCAAGCTGCCGCAGCAATCCATAAAGGCTGCACACAGGCTGGCGGGGCCGACCGGGTTGTTCTTTTCATCGAGCTTCTTGCTAACCAGTGCATTCAAACGCGCCGTTAGATGCCCAAGGGCCTGGCCGTCACGACTGATGACCTTGGCCACCATCGACTCAACCGCCACAGCCTCTTCCAGCGCATCGTTCTGCACCAGCGACAGACTTTCAAAGGAGACCGGGTCCAGAACCGGACGGCCGATTTCATATTGATTCAGTGTGGCGAACGACTCTGCCACCTTATGCAGAAAGGCCTGCTCGATCTGCTTGCGACGCAAGCGCAAATCCCGCATCGCCTCAAAAAAGGCGTTCTGCTCGGCATTAGTAGTGGCCCGATCCGCCATCTCAAACAGCGTGTCGTCAGCATTATCAAAAAGGGCTTGTTGTGCCTGCCGCAACTGCTCGGCAGCTTTGTCGCGCACCGCAGCCAGTACGGCGGGCAGCCTGGCAATCGGGTGTCTGGTTGTGTGCTCTGGGCCACCGGGCTTCAGGTGAACCACATTCGCATCAGTTTTCATGGTGCATCTCCAGCAGAGAGCCCCTCTTGGGCTACAGGCTCTGCACTGCGAACAACTGAGCGTCTTCCATTACGTCAATATTACAGCGTCAAATTTCAGAAATTTCTGTGCATTATAGAGCCCCCTGCCGCCAGACCAAGCGAAGATTGTATGCATGTATGACCTGGATCACAGATAGCAGGCACTTCGCCCGTACCATGGATTAGCTGCAAAGCGGCGTAATCCATGTCTCGCGCCCTCATATGACTCAGTGATCCCCTAGCACCTCGATACCCGGATCACCGGCCCAATCCATAGGATAAAGGCCACGCCTTACATCCCGATGAAAGGTCGAAAACGGCCAATCGCAAACTCGTGTGACCAAACCATGCTTGGCGGGATTGATGTGCACATAATCCACATGCCTGCGAAAATCATCTTCATCGCGAATCAGATGCTCCCAATAGCGCCGCTGCCAAATACCTCGCTCCCCTCGCAGCATCCGCGCAGGCGCCCGATACTCACTGACAGGCAGAGACCGTGAAAATAGCGTTTTAATCAAGCGCCAACGCATCGGAAAGTCAGAATCGGTTAACGTCCAAACACAATGCATGTGTTCAGGTAAAACAACCCACGCATCAATCCTGAACGGATGTAGGCGCTGAACATGCCCAACCGTCCGG
The Pseudomonas mendocina DNA segment above includes these coding regions:
- a CDS encoding transposase, with the translated sequence MPKYRRALSNGGTWFFTVNLLQRRHNDLLVRHIDDLRRTVGHVQRLHPFRIDAWVVLPEHMHCVWTLTDSDFPMRWRLIKTLFSRSLPVSEYRAPARMLRGERGIWQRRYWEHLIRDEDDFRRHVDYVHINPAKHGLVTRVCDWPFSTFHRDVRRGLYPMDWAGDPGIEVLGDH
- the ampE gene encoding regulatory signaling modulator protein AmpE encodes the protein MNFLVLLLVLWVEKFSSWRSPIQNDGPFLRLLAAVQGQGEDSARPWVSLLLIVLLPVLALGLILLALESVMYGWLALPVHLLVVVYSLGRGDLQAALGPFRDSWRRGDAEAAYLVAQRDLGIEAEEPATLLERVQKYMVWEAFQSFFAVIFWYALLGPMAALGYRLVALLSEHATQPALKEIAGQVRHGFDWLPVRMLALSFSLVGNFSAVSRSLLHELLSWDISAAQLAVMTARAAGEIPSPALGEEGVATLDTLWQLLVRAAMFWYAIVAVWILLV
- the ampD gene encoding 1,6-anhydro-N-acetylmuramyl-L-alanine amidase AmpD; amino-acid sequence: MKLDPISGWCAGIQHCPSPNFNQRPLGEVSLLVIHNISLPPGEFGGGYVHQFFQNRLDADAHPYFAGIASMQVAAHFLIERDGAVTQFVSCNERGWHAGVSSFDGRENCNDFSVGIELEGTDDLPFTDRQYASLLRLTRQIQAAYPAITLERICGHSDIAPGRKTDPGPAFDWQRYRRALQQNEDVS
- a CDS encoding DUF1631 domain-containing protein encodes the protein MKTDANVVHLKPGGPEHTTRHPIARLPAVLAAVRDKAAEQLRQAQQALFDNADDTLFEMADRATTNAEQNAFFEAMRDLRLRRKQIEQAFLHKVAESFATLNQYEIGRPVLDPVSFESLSLVQNDALEEAVAVESMVAKVISRDGQALGHLTARLNALVSKKLDEKNNPVGPASLCAAFMDCCGSLGVEIRVKLIVLKLFDKYVLSDLGQLYAESNALLIEAGVLPEIKSTPPRRPQSAPASTGTTSFSATGDGAAASEEGVQEMFGLLQGLLSQTRGLVATQRPRPVDALPITSNDLMRLLSHMQQRTPVQVDSDFDLREQLENLLSRASAKSGKTRVVGEMDEDVINLVSMLFEFILDDRTLPDSLKALIGRLQIPMLKVAVIDKSFFSRGSHPARRLLNEIAAAALGWSDQAEAQRDTLFQKIEQVVQRLLNDFTDDPQIFADLLADFTAFMGDERRRSELLEQRTRDAEEGSAKAALARQAVEQALNDRLLGRTLPEVVVRLLQDAWSNVLMLTCLKHGEASAEWQAVLNSMDDLIWSVEPHDQPEDRERLLKLLPVLLKTLRQGLEDCAYDPFASETFFVQLEPLHLQALQRFNPVQPAEPVAAPEVVRDAEGLELPLLDATVISPEPQVDAPVMVEVVEEIVLLAPGEQREPVQDVELDENDTAVQQVDALRVGSWVEFQQDEGRKLRCKLAAFIKPTGKYIFVNRNGMKVLEKTRMGLAVEFRRQSIRLLDDALLFDRALESVIGNLRKLKGA